One window of Etheostoma spectabile isolate EspeVRDwgs_2016 chromosome 6, UIUC_Espe_1.0, whole genome shotgun sequence genomic DNA carries:
- the tspan13a gene encoding tetraspanin-13a — protein sequence MVCGGFICTKNALCALNIVYVLVGLLLIGVASWGKWFDLVSSIRVVAGVIGVGIFLFVVAVMGLWGALKHHQVLLFFYMIILFIVFVLQFSVSCACLALNKDQQNHLLEVGWNKSEATQTDLEKTLNCCGFLSVPVNGSSCEARCFHNPTVTCDLCSDIIQRYAGDVLRFVGGIGLFFSFTEILGVWLAHRYRNIKDPRTNPGAFL from the exons ATGGTTTGCGGCGGATTCATTTGCACCAAGAACGCACTCTGCGCTCTCAATATAGTCTATGTT TTGGTGGGTCTGCTGCTAATCGGAGTGGCAAGCTGGGGGAAATGGTTTGACTTGGTCTCCAGCATCAGGGTGGTGGCAGGGGTCATCGGCGTGGGCATCTTCCTGTTTGTGGTTGCCGTTATGGGGCTGTGGGGCGCCCTGAAGCACCACCAGGTCCTGCTCTTCTTC TACATGATAATCCTGTTCATAgtgtttgttttacagttttctgTGTCCTGTGCTTGTCTGGCGCTGAATAAAGACCAACAG AACCACCTGCTGGAGGTTGGATGGAACAAATCCGAGGCCACTCAAACGGACCTTGAGAAAACACTTAACTGTTGTGGCTTCCTTTCTGTTCCAGTCAATGGCAGCTCATGTGAAGCT AGATGCTTTCACAACCCTACAGTGACTTGTGACTTGTGCTCAGACATCATCCAGCGGTACGCTGGAGATGTGCTGAGGTTTGTTGGTGGTATCGGACTCTTCTTCAGCTTTACAGAG ATCCTCGGAGTTTGGCTCGCCCACAGATACAGAAATATCAAAGATCCTCGAACAAATCCTGGAGCCTTCCTATAA